From Panthera uncia isolate 11264 chromosome E1, Puncia_PCG_1.0, whole genome shotgun sequence, one genomic window encodes:
- the LOC125927441 gene encoding developmental pluripotency-associated protein 3-like: protein MDSPTKLYPSCSPEPSQMASEENSQESSAASQTISEVLINNLSKLTLDPSIKLPSPLPEYPPQKQDSEKKPQGLVDRILSNRKRGRIRTLLTARKERTERLMWFIKNHHYFNQHSTDESRVERFRCICHYRLYHRDPSEDTSMENNYDMELM, encoded by the coding sequence ATGGATTCGCCAACAAAGCTTTACCCATCTTGCAGCCCAGAACCTTCTCAGATGGCCAGTGAAGAGAATTCCCAGGAAAGCTCAGCTGCCTCTCAAACTATCTCTGAGGTATTAATAAACAACCTTAGTAAATTGACTCTCGACCCTAGTATCAAACTCCCTTCCCCTCTACCGGAATATCCACCCCAAAAGCAGGACAGCGAGAAGAAACCACAGGGGCTTGTGGACCGAATACTCAGCAACAGGAAGAGGGGTAGAATAAGGACTTTGTTAACTGCTcggaaagaaagaacagaaaggctGATGTGGTTTATTAAAAACCATCACTACTTCAACCAGCATTCCACGGATGAATCAAGAGTGGAAAGATTTAGATGTATATGTCACTATCGCCTGTATCATAGAGATCCTTCTGAGGATACCAGCATGGAGAATAATTATGACATGGAGTTGATGTAA